One genomic window of Onychostoma macrolepis isolate SWU-2019 chromosome 25, ASM1243209v1, whole genome shotgun sequence includes the following:
- the c2cd4a gene encoding C2 calcium-dependent domain-containing protein 4A produces the protein MWVVEKIRVSVERTNLPLPITEYSFKIGDIMFGDKSSIDKAKKVLLCPNIITPDTIPEFCIPPKISTPVEGKSMEQGRPTPCIRVSLCDKESPKKEVIARELPNSHIIQVESVDDGPFDNGCSDEETTNADPQSQAALSLPHLAKAQTCYGFCTLLESPHTRRKESLFHNDPNSSGIPLVLPRSRSSTCSKSASPILPSSSSPSSFSLNTLASRLSPKGFTLHRQGTLDSDTTSSAESSPFSSPLLNRCPPKPSLLKALNHEKLLYRNLRKVAMSRNNSLSTDEGSSTDNSPNIMRRASEGLVEPLPCGFGLAPPAIFPMDLVLHRERVMKENLVPVGRDGTLRLSAEYCPENQRLRVRLISAEGLYALSVDPKSINCSISLSLMPGKVQKQRSTVIRKSRNPIFNEDFFFDGISEDDLCQRSLRFKVVNKMSSMKRDYILGNCDLPLTSIVTL, from the coding sequence ATGTGGGTGGTAGAGAAGATCCGAGTGTCCGTCGAAAGGACCAACCTGCCACTTCCCATAACGGAATACAGCTTCAAAATCGGTGACATCATGTTCGGAGACAAGTCATCCATTGACAAAGCCAAGAAAGTCTTGCTGTGTCCAAACATCATTACCCCGGACACTATCCCTGAGTTCTGCATTCCACCCAAGATCTCAACCCCAGTGGAGGGCAAGAGTATGGAGCAGGGGAGGCCGACTCCATGTATCCGAGTGTCTTTGTGTGACAAAGAAAGTCCAAAGAAGGAGGTCATTGCCCGAGAGCTTCCCAATAGCCATATAATCCAGGTGGAGAGTGTTGATGATGGGCCATTTGACAACGGCTGTAGTGATGAGGAAACCACCAATGCTGATCCTCAAAGCCAGGCTGCACTTTCCCTGCCCCACTTAGCTAAAGCTCAAACCTGCTACGGCTTTTGCACCTTGCTTGAAAGTCCCCACACCAGGAGAAAGGAGTCCCTCTTCCACAACGACCCCAACTCGAGTGGAATCCCCTTGGTTCTTCCCCGGAGTAGATCAAGCACTTGCTCCAAATCAGCTTCCCCCATCTTGCCATCTTCATCCTCCCCTTCTTCCTTCAGCCTGAATACTCTTGCTTCTAGACTTTCTCCAAAAGGCTTCACTTTGCACCGACAGGGAACTCTAGATAGCGATACCACTTCCTCAGCAGAGTCCTCCCCTTTCAGTTCTCCTCTCCTGAACAGATGCCCACCAAAACCTTCTCTCCTCAAAGCacttaaccatgagaaactacTCTATCGCAACCTCCGGAAGGTTGCCATGTCCAGAAACAATTCCCTATCGACGGATGAGGGTAGCTCCACGGACAACAGCCCCAATATTATGAGGAGAGCATCCGAAGGCCTTGTTGAACCTCTCCCATGTGGGTTCGGCTTGGCGCCTCCAGCTATCTTCCCCATGGACTTGGTTCTGCACCGGGAGAGGGTGATGAAGGAGAATCTGGTGCCTGTAGGAAGGGACGGTACCTTGCGGCTGTCGGCGGAGTACTGTCCTGAAAACCAGAGACTGCGCGTCCGCCTCATAAGCGCGGAAGGCCTGTATGCTTTGTCGGTGGACCCTAAAAGCATTAACTGCAGCATCAGCCTCTCTCTCATGCCCGGAAAAGTCCAGAAACAGCGCAGCACAGTCATTAGGAAGAGCCGCAATCCGATCTTTAATGAGGACTTTTTCTTTGATGGTATATCGGAGGATGATCTCTGCCAGAGGTCGCTCCGATTCAAAGTCGTTAACAAGATGTCCAGCATGAAAAGAGACTATATTTTGGGCAACTGTGATCTTCCTCTCACTAGCATTGTCACATTATAA